GAGCCATCCTGCCTCGACATACTTCACCAGGAGCGGGCAAGGCCGGTACTTGGAATCGGACAGTCCGTCATGCAGCACCTGCATGATCGCCAGGCAGGTGTCGAGACCGATGAAGTCCGCCAGTTCCAGCGGTCCCATCGGGTGGTTGGCGCCAAGCTTCATGGCGGTGTCGATGGCCTCGACCGAGCCCACGCCCTCGTAAAGCGTGTAGATCGCCTCGTTGATCATCGGCAGCAGGATCCGGTTCACGATGAAGGCCGGGAAATCCTCCGACATGGTCGTCGTCTTGCCGAGCGAATGCGCATAGGCCTTCGACGCCTCGTAGGTAACGTCCTCGGTGGCGATGCCGCGCACCAGCTCGACCAGTTTCATGCGCGGAACCGGGTTCATGAAATGAATGCCCATGAAGCGCTCCGGCCGGTCGGTCGCCGCGGCAAGTCGCGTGATCGAGATCGAGGAGGTGTTGGACGCCAGCATCGCCTCCGGTTTCAGAACCGGGCAGAGACGGGAGAATATATCGCGCTTGACTGCCTCGTTCTCGCTCGCGGCCTCGATGACGAGGTCGCAATCGGCCAGTTCGTCCAGCGTGCCGACGGGCGTTATGCGCGCAGCCGCCTCGTCTGCATCGACCTTCGCGAGCTTTCCCGA
This portion of the Oricola thermophila genome encodes:
- a CDS encoding 3-hydroxybutyryl-CoA dehydrogenase, translated to MTGNIRKVGVIGAGQMGCGIAQVSATAGYAVILSDITLEAAQSGKAKIVESMSKAVESGKLAKVDADEAAARITPVGTLDELADCDLVIEAASENEAVKRDIFSRLCPVLKPEAMLASNTSSISITRLAAATDRPERFMGIHFMNPVPRMKLVELVRGIATEDVTYEASKAYAHSLGKTTTMSEDFPAFIVNRILLPMINEAIYTLYEGVGSVEAIDTAMKLGANHPMGPLELADFIGLDTCLAIMQVLHDGLSDSKYRPCPLLVKYVEAGWLGRKTKRGFYDYRGDVPVPTR